TGAATCTTAAGCTGTCTCATGTTGTGTTGGTTCAACAATGATTTATGGTAACCATAGTAAAGTTAAATGCTGTGGTAGGTCAGGATAAGCCAGTGTTCCCCTGCCCTGTTTTTATAGCATATTGTTAAAACTTATTAATTCACATTTTAATATCTTGGGATACATAATGAGTCATTGCTCATTACAGGCGTTGACTGCTTTTTAagttacatatattatataattcaATAAATTAATTTGTGAAGCATGCCATGATTCCTCAAAAGTTTTTTGATATCAACATTATCAGTTTAATTAGTCAAAATGAATTTCGGAACAAGCAGACAAGAGCAGCTGACTTCGCAAGGTAAGGTGTTAAAAAGCCACTGAAGAATATTCAAACCCCCTACTGGGAGGAAGCCTTGGCCCCCAGGGTTTAGTTGCTGCCCACGTTTGTCAGGTATTGGACCTGCCTTGAAGTTTTTCTAAGcaagtttctttattatttccCATAAGTGTGTTTCTGGTCGTAGTACAGGATAGAATGAAGTTTGACTTTTTTAATGTATGTTCTGTCTTTGTTTGACAAAAGCATGATGGCCTTAGTCTGGTGGCTTGTCTAATTATCGACAGATGCAGAGAATATATACtgcttaaatactgtataatcaagtggtttttgttagtttttttttttggtcagtaaAATATGTCCCTAGCCTATGACAAAATGTCACAGTGACACATTTTACCAATAAGCCTAGTATTTTAAACAGCATTATTCAGCATTTTGTGTGGTATAAACTGATTtgacaatatatgtatttttagtttgttgggggaaaaaaaaaaacacgtgtaCACTTATTAAACGCTTATTAAAggtttctttttatcatttaaaaaaaaaaaacactgcctaGCAGATGAACACGTTTACAGCCAGTTCATTTCCTAAATACCTTGTTGGTATTCCAATTGTGTTAGTATATTGGATTTCCTCAGTGAACTCTAAATTACATAATTCATTTTAGTTCTTGTAATTACCTAATCATTGTTGCATCTGCAGAACTATGTAGAGGatcttttttaatcagttttatcaCTTTATAACATTTGAGATAACAGTGATGgcttctttcctcaaaaacatatCTTATTTACTGTGGAAAATGCAGAGTCCTATGCAAAAATTAAACTTGAGATATACTCTAATAAATCTTATTGTAAACAGAGTTTTCATACTACTAAACAAGTATGAAATAACTCAAATATTTGCAAATTAATAATGAACATTGAAAACTGCTGCATGTGGGTGTagtcagaggtttttttttttaaagaaaaagggaTACCTAAGCTATGGAGGGTCTTTGTACTTCAGTTCCTTGTGAAATCAGAACTCCTTCTGTCGGTCCCTCCAGATACCCACGAATTAACAAGGAGTCATTGCTCCCAGTAGCAAAGGATGTGTCCAAAACTGGAGAAAATGCTGAAGCCTGGTACCCTCCTGGACATGGAGACATCTACGGCAGCTTTTACAACTCTGGCCTGTTGAATCAGCTGATTGATGAGGGGAAAGAGTATATTTTTGTCTCAAATATCGATAATCTTGGGGCAACTGTTGATCTTTATATTCTCAACCATCTAATGAGCCAGCCCAATGGGAAGCGCTGTGAGTTTGTCATGGAGGTCACTGATAAGACAAGGGCAGACGTGAAGGTAAGTGGACCTCCTTTCTTATTGACCCTCTTCTGCTTATTTATGCTGTTACTGTTACTAAATGTGCTTGGGAAATGAAAGCATCTCTTTTATAAGGAGTTGAAAACATATTAACTAAATACATTATATAGTTGTCATGTGGGGTGCTAAATAGAAATTGGCCTTTTCAAATGATTAAGATTGTTTTGAAGTGTTCGTCCTATTGGTAACTTCACCAGTTGAGCTGATGTAGTACATTTGGTGGGATTTTTAATGAGACAAAGCTAGAGTAATGACTAATTACCCACAAATTTGAACCATGAGTACACCGTTACAAATCCCCTATATCACCAAATAAATAgtggaataaataacaaaagaagtTTGGAGTATGGCTACTACAATAACCCAAAAGAAAGTCACCCAaccattttataaatctgcttacCCAAAGCAAGGTTGCAGAAggctggagcatatcccagcaagcctcaggtgcaaggcaggaataattccTGGAGCACACACAAAACAGTTCATCTAGTAGGGATATACCATCATTGGGGAGGACTCTGTTTTTTGCTGGTCCTGGGTGACTACAGGATACATTAATTGATGTGCCTGATCTCTCATTTTAGCTCCACTTACACATATTTGTTATCTAAATAACAGGTTTATCACTTGAAATTGCAGAATGCTTCTTTGGCCTATCTATTTGTGCTTCTCTTCCATACTTCTGCCAGTTTTATGACAGATATGTGTACTTGAGTAAATCCGGCCCTTGTTAAATATTTAAGGGAATCCACAGAAAATAACTCCTTAATCCAAACGCTGGCTTGCCCCTGTTTGGATTTAAATGACACAAGCGGGACAGTGTTGAACAGAAGGACTCTCAGGCAGTGTGATGGACACCATACCCCATAATCTCGATGTACTAATAGCAAAACCCCTCCCTTATTGGCACACTTAACTTGCTGTACAACCTTTATAATGTGTTTCAAGAGCATTTTATAAATGTGCTGTCAGTGGTTCACTGTACTGCAACCCATTTATCATTCCACCCGTCCTTATAAGATTGCCAGTTTCTGGTGCTGCAACTGACCTCTTTAGAATGATTATATCCTCATTATATTTGAAAGGGGGGAATGTGACCTGGCTGGTGTGCAGTGTTTGATTTACCCCTCCAGCATTCAGGCCAGCCCATGCCACTCTAATCTTGTTAGATTTACAATGTATCTATTTTCAATATCTACAGCTTCTTTTTGGTGATGTTTTATAAACACTGTTcaagtatttttcagttttattatgttGGTGCGGCTCCCTTGCCACTCTCCCTTAAAGACCCTGCTTGTGGGATGGTTTAGAGATGGTTGATCCATGAAAATTATCCTTAATTGGAGCCCACCAATTTCTGTCTCCTATTGGCAATAACGGTTTCAGAAGGGCATCACCACTCCGTATAGTTGAGAGGCCAGACATTGGCAATATTTTGGGCAACACTGAGTTCTGAAGGGAATTAAGAACCTTTTAAATGGCCTATGGTTTACTTTGAGTCCTCTCTTTCTTTTAAAGCATTCTTTACCACACCAAAGGTTCTTTTGATATTTAAAGCAGTTGATCTGCTAATGCCCCACATAGttcaaattatacagtataactttttaggcaaatatattgaacaattttagGCTGGCAAATACAAGGAGGATGGATACGTGTTTTAGTCTCATAACCATTTTTCATTCTAGTAAGTTATTGACACGTTTGATTTGACATGGTACTTAAGGCATCATTGATTGCAAAGTTAACGTGATCCTAATTAATTTTGTCTTGCATTAAAAAACTGAGACCAATCACcctgtttcataattttattttaaagtgttgaCTTTGCTCTTATGTCTTGACTTGGAGATTTAACaagtttcttttaaatatttttctacagCCTGAACTGTAAGCATTTTGTCACTAACGGTTTATTCTTCGTAGGGTGGTACACTCATACAGTATGAAGGAAAGCTAAGGTTGCTGGAAATTGCACAGGTTCCAAAGGCCCATGTGGATGAATTCAAGTCTGTGTCTAAATTCAAGATCTTCAACACAAACAATTTGTGGATTTCATTGGCTGCAATTAAGAGGTTGCAGGAACAAGGAGCCATGGACATGGAGATCATTGTTAATCCAAAGGTCAGCAGTCTGTTTAGATAATTCATATTTGTTGCTTTGTACCTTCTTGATGTTCCCCCGGGATtaggtgggcttgtctggcacgGCACCTTAATATTTGTTATCACTGGTAACGTCTGCATAGCAGGAGTGAAATTACATTGGTGACAGGCAAGGCTGAGGGGATATGGAGATTATTCAGATATCCTGTCTTCTGTGAACCTTGgtttttattcacttttgttatttcctTTTTATGAACTACATAATCAAATGTATCCCCATAGTTGGCTTTTGGTGTCTGAAATTGTGTTAtggttaaaccaaaaaaaaaaaccctctttgTGATTATGTACAATACTTTCTTTTAAAGTAACATTTGTACATAGTCCTGGAATATTATTGAACAGTCAAACATGAGCGTGTTTACATTGCACATACAAGTGCTGTTTCTGGAAAACCTATCAACAGAATGGTTAAGAGATAGAATTTATGGTATTTGATATTTAGATAGAGCATTAttagtccccaaggggaaatgggGCTTTTTACAGAggttctttttcttctccttttagctgctcttgttaggggttgTCTCAGCcagtcatctttttccatgtttttacagaggttctaaaaataaatagataaataaagaaacatatatacacacagtatggtCTGATCACACATCAGATtgactaaaaagaaaggaaatttaaaaagaaaacacttctgaattggctgtcacagtcacactgAGATATGCAGACGTGTTGCTTTCGGtgtaaaggagtcccagtagtgtttcttgacacacttatgcggaatgatttgttggctgaaagtccttagtCTTAGCGTGTTAgaaagaagatgtgcagcataatggcacttagttttgttttaattcccttaTTTACTTCtaccttcagggggtccagagtactGAGCTCGCCCTTTTAATCAacatgttgatttggtgggcctctgttGAAGTGAGGTCAATGGCCCTGCACACCACAtgatagaaaatcacactggtcatcacagagttgtagaagatgtgaaggatgtcacttcccgcattaaaggaacacagtctccttgGGAAAAAGAGcatgttctgccctttcttatatagttcctctgtgctatgagaccagtccaacctgtcattgatgtggacccccaaagtgcctgtaggagtggaccacctctacatccaaaccttgaatagtgaccagctTAGAGGATTTTTGGTGTGGAGAAGGTCAATGACCAGATCCTTAGACTTGCTGATGCGAAGTTCAAGACAATTCATTCAGCACCAAGAAACACtgtcctccacctgactcctctcctctgtctcatcccctcaTCATACATTCCATAAattcagaatcatctgagaatgtcttCAAGTGACTTGTCTGAGTAATACAAGTGACCGTGTGAAAACACTATCAATATGGCAAGCATGGTATAAGGTTTCTAGGTGATTTGGGGTGACCAGTGTTGTAGTACAGCATTAAGCTTCATGCAGACATTCTTAATTAAGAGTTtgccatattttattttgttgtccttCTTGTCATTGTAGTTTGtttattattgaatgtttttctttttttagacacTAGATGGAGGATTGAATGTCATCCAGCTAGAAACTGCTGTAGGAGCAGCCATCAAAAGCTTTGACAATGCACTAGGCATTAATGTCCCGCGAAGCCGCTTCCTGCCTGTGAAGACCACCTCGGACCTTCTGCTGGTCATGTCCAACCTGTACAGCCTCAATGCAGGCTCTCTGACTATGAGTGACAAAAGGGAGTTCCCGACTGTTCCTTTAGTAAAGCTGGGTAGCTCTTTCACTAAGGTTAGTTTTCTTTGCCTTAAGAGAAAAGCCTAAACTAAACCGTTAAGCATACAATAAATGAAGGCTGCAGGATTTTATAAACAGTAATTTTACATACTGAGTATACTCTTTAAGAAAtgatgtgcatttatttatttattttttttttttaaacggtaCTTTTGCTATACGGTGAGAACTTGAAAATGCCACATAAATGATGACCATGCCAAGAACTTATAGTGGtctggtgctgctaagattcacaccgttgagaagactgtgatttatttatttttatggtggagattctaGGGACGCACCAAGCCTTGGCATGAcccacacgcactcacaaacagagacaaaaagccaacagaaataaaatagcaaataaagaatatattaacactgataatgaaaacaacaatcccACCTCAGTTCCTTTTCCGCGATTTACAATAAACacgaaaacaaaccacaacaataaacattCACTGTAAAGTCCACGGGAAACGGCAACAGATGATGATGtgatgatgaaaatagatagtccagagagcagcatgttgaatgggaatgtaaagatagtcctactgctagttcctgaaatggtgaagacgggtggacaggatcaggagcgctcctttcttcacaggatggccatAAATCCCCAGACAGTCctcaggcagacaatccagaccctgACCAAGAAACGATCCACAGGACAAATGAATAAGCACAGGTAACGCGACAGAATGCAGACAGACAGGAGCTTGAAACACAAAatacctttttttccttttggtcacTAGCCCCCTTTTTAAAGGCCGCACTGACCTCCtcttttgaccccaacagcccctgcaccctcagcagaagtccaatcagagccactgcggGGACTGCTGGGAGTTTCGCACTCTAGTAGCACCGCTACAGACTGAACCCATGTTTGCctgtattttcttttcatatcacaaagacatgcatatCAGCCGAATGTGGGACTAATTGCCCCCtaaatgagtgtgagtgtgtgccctgtaGACTTGAGTCGCTCGCCGTGACCCTGTAATGAGTAATGGATAAGACATATTGTACTTGGCAGTCTCTTGCTTTTGATCGCGTTTGTCAGCCATAAGACATTGTTTTGTGTTGTTAATCCCATCGAGAATTTCAGGGagcaggtatttttttttctgtgtcaagCTCGttctgattgtttgtttgttttattaggcCTTTCATCGCGCTACTAAGATTATGAGTTAAGTATTTCAGGCTTGGCACATCGTTGCTCCGTTAAGAATTCTGATTATTCTGAAAGTGGTCAGCCAGTGTCTGTGTGGTCTACTTATTTTtctgacatatttaaaataaatctgagCTGAAGTGCAGTTTTATTCAATGCCAGTAAAAAGCACAGTATTGATTCTGCTGTGTATGCAGTGGGTTCCGTAGAAGACGACTGATTTTTAATACAAGCgtgaatacattttgaaaaatgacaGTTGTACTTGTCGCTGAATGCTAATGGTATTGATGAGAAGGACAGAACGGTAAATCAAGCAGGTGAGGCACCATTGTTCAACCAGGTGATTCAAGGTGGACTAAATAAATGGACTAAAGAACGGCTTACAACGTGATCTATG
The sequence above is drawn from the Erpetoichthys calabaricus chromosome 15, fErpCal1.3, whole genome shotgun sequence genome and encodes:
- the ugp2b gene encoding UDP-glucose pyrophosphorylase 2b isoform X2; this translates as MSQFQEVIRQELENSMKNELEKLQATASEVDLGVVKKDFEGFKQLFHRFLQEKGPSVDWVKIQRPPEDSIQPYEKIKSRGLPDNITSVLNKLVVVKLNGGLGTSMGCKGPKSLISVRNENTFLDLTVQQIEHLNKTYNTDVPLVLMNSFNTDEDTKKILQKYTHCRVKIYTFNQSRYPRINKESLLPVAKDVSKTGENAEAWYPPGHGDIYGSFYNSGLLNQLIDEGKEYIFVSNIDNLGATVDLYILNHLMSQPNGKRCEFVMEVTDKTRADVKGGTLIQYEGKLRLLEIAQVPKAHVDEFKSVSKFKIFNTNNLWISLAAIKRLQEQGAMDMEIIVNPKTLDGGLNVIQLETAVGAAIKSFDNALGINVPRSRFLPVKTTSDLLLVMSNLYSLNAGSLTMSDKREFPTVPLVKLGSSFTKVQDYLRRLESIPDMLELDHLTVSGDVTFGKNVGLKGTVIIIANHGDRIDIPAGAVLENKIVSGNLRILDH